The genomic window TTGTCGATGATTTATCTACGGGATGGCATCCAGATAGGTGGTTAAAATATAAAGAACGAAGAGAGAAGAACAATGTAATTACTTATATGTTAAAGAATGGGGTAAAAGTTTTTTTTATAAGGATGGACGCTTTGAGTTTTTTCCAGCAACAGGTGACACGCGAAAGTAATTTAGTTGTTCCTGAATTTTGTGATATTTACCATTTATCATCAATAGTTGGAGGTAGAGTATTAATCGATGGTGACCCTATTTTAGTAGCGACTGATCTTGGCATAGATGCTTTATTTTTTGTTTGGGCAACACGTAACAAGGAAAAATTTGAGAGAATACTATATGCGTCTTCTAGCGCTGCATATCCCATACATTTACAAAACGTGAAAGATAAGCCAGCCATTGCGCTAGCGGAGAGTCTGATAAGTTTTGAAAATCATATTGGCCAACCTGATATGACTTATGGTTGGAGTAAGTTAACTGGAGAGTTTCTAAGTAGATTGGCGGCGGAGAGCTATGGATTACATATATCTTGTGTTAGACCTTTTTCCGGATATGGGGACGATCAAGATGTGAGTTATCCCATTCCAGCAATTGCGAGACGCATAGCGAGAAGGGATTCTCCGGTAGAAGTATGGGGGTCAGGAAAACAGTCTAGAGATTTTATTTATATCGATGATTGTATCGACGCTATGTTTATCGCTTTAGACAATGTATCAGATGGTAGTGGAGTAAATATTGGGTCGGGAATATTAACATCATTTATAGAAATAATAAAAATTTTTGCAGAAATCGAAGGTTATAATCCAAAAATCAAGCCTATTTTAGATAAACCCATCGGGGTTCAGTCTAGGTATGCTGATATCACATTAATAAAGAGCTTTGGTTGGAAGCCAAAGTATTCATTAAAAGATGGTCTAGAGAAGGTTTTGGACTATGCGAAGAAAGAGATCCCATCTTAATAGTTAAGGATTTCATTGAATAATTATGATCGCCAATCGTAAAAAATGTTGAATTTGATCAAAGGGAATTGAGAAAAGCCATAAGAGAGTCGAGTTCCTCTTGAGAAAGGCCTGAAAATCTATCGATCACCGTTTCTGCTTCGCCTCCGTGGAGTTTGATTGCCTCTTCAAGGCTATCAGTCCTTCCATCATGGAGGTAAAAGTTTCTTGTGCGAAGCCCCCACAGGGGGGTAGTTCTAAACTCATAACCCTTGGCGGGCCCCTTTTCTATTCCGTCGGCTAATTCAGGCCCCATATCATGAAGGAGCAAATCAGAATACAATTCGACATCTTTATTACTCAGTGCCTCAATTTCATTCGCTCCAGTGGAAAGGCTATCGATATGGCATTTCGAGCATCCGATCTCTTCAAAGACTGCTTCACCGTCACTTACTGCCTCCGTTATCTCACCCCTTGGCGGAGGCGCGAGAAATCTTTGAAACGCGCCTATAGCTTCAAGCTCCTCGAAGCTG from Thermodesulfobacteriota bacterium includes these protein-coding regions:
- a CDS encoding NAD-dependent epimerase/dehydratase family protein translates to MNNDKPIFITGGCGFVGRHLVRNLLEKNKSIWIVDDLSTGWHPDRWLKYKERREKNNVITYMLKNGVKVFFIRMDALSFFQQQVTRESNLVVPEFCDIYHLSSIVGGRVLIDGDPILVATDLGIDALFFVWATRNKEKFERILYASSSAAYPIHLQNVKDKPAIALAESLISFENHIGQPDMTYGWSKLTGEFLSRLAAESYGLHISCVRPFSGYGDDQDVSYPIPAIARRIARRDSPVEVWGSGKQSRDFIYIDDCIDAMFIALDNVSDGSGVNIGSGILTSFIEIIKIFAEIEGYNPKIKPILDKPIGVQSRYADITLIKSFGWKPKYSLKDGLEKVLDYAKKEIPS
- a CDS encoding di-heme oxidoredictase family protein — protein: SFEELEAIGAFQRFLAPPPRGEITEAVSDGEAVFEEIGCSKCHIDSLSTGANEIEALSNKDVELYSDLLLHDMGPELADGIEKGPAKGYEFRTTPLWGLRTRNFYLHDGRTDSLEEAIKLHGGEAETVIDRFSGLSQEELDSLMAFLNSL